The genomic region CACCAGCAGCTCGGCCGCACGGGCGCGGGCGGCCGCGTCCCGCAGCGTGGTGCCGTAGTCGCTGCCTTCCGGGATGAACCCGCCTGCCTGGTAGGCGGCGACGGTCAGCTCGCCCACCGCGTCCAGCTCGGCCGGTTCAGCCCGCCGAACCCTGATCTCCGTCGCCATCTCCGGCTCCCCCGTCCGCGCCGACCGTGGCCACCTCGGCGGCTGCCTCCGGACCGGACTCCAGCAGCACCCGGAACCCGTCCTCGTCCAGGACCGGCACCTTCAGCTGCACCGCCTTGTCGTACTTGGATCCTGGCGCTTCGCCGACCACCACAAAACTGGTTTTCTTCGACACCGAGCCGACCGCCTTGCCACCCCTGGACAGGATGGCCTCCTTGGCCTCGTCCCTGGAGAAGCCGGGCAGGCTGCCGGTGACCACAATGGACAGTCCGGCCAGCGTGCGCGGCATCGACTCGTCGCGGTCCTCGGCCAGCCGCACCCCGGCCGCGGCCCAGGCGTCGACCACCTCGCGGTGCCAGTCCACCTCGAACCACTCGCGCACGGCTTGCACGATGGTGGGCCCGACGCCGTCGACCGCGGCCAGCTGCTCCTCGGTGGCCTGCGCGATCACCTCGATCGAGCCCAGCTCGCGGGCCAGGTCCCTGGCCGCCTTGGGGCCGACGTGCCGGATGGACAGCGCGACCAGGATCCGCCACAGCGGCCGGGTCTTGACCGTCTCCAGGTTCTCCAGCAGCTTCTGCCCGTTCGCGGACAGCCCGCCGGCCATGGTGCGGAACAGCGGCACCTGGCGCAGCTTGTCCGCGTCCAGGTCGAACAGGTCGCGTTCGTTGGTGTAGACGTCGGAGGCGACCAGGGCGGCGGCGGCCTCGAAGCCGAGCACCTCGATGTCCAGCGCGGACCGGCCGGCCAGGTAGGACAGCCGCTCGCGCAGCTGCCCGGGGCAGAACTGGGCGTTCGGGCAGCGGATGTCGACATCCGCCTCCTTCATCGGCCGCAGCGTGGCCCCGCACTCCGGGCACTCGGTGGGCATGATGAACTCGCGCTCGCTGCCGTCGCGGGCCTCCACCACCGGGCCGAGCACCTCGGGGATCACGTCGCCCGCCTTGCGCAGCACGATCCGGTCGCCGATCAGCACGCCCTTGCGCCGGACCTCGTTGGCGTTGTGCAGGGTGGCCCGCGCGACCACCGACCCGGCCACCTTGACCGGCTCGGTCACCGCGAACGGGGTGACCCGGCCGGTGCGGCCCACGTTGACCCGGATGTCCAGCAGCTGGGTGGTGACCTCCTCCGGCGGGTACTTGTAGGCGATCGCCCACCGCGGCGCGCGCGAGGTGGCGCCGAGGCGGCGCTGGTGGGTGACCTCGTCCACCTTGACCACCACGCCGTCGATCTCGTGCTCGGCGTCGTGCCTGCGCTCGCCCCAGCCGGTGATGTAGGCGGTGACCTCGTCCACAGTGGACAGCACCCTGGTGTGCGTGGAGACCCGCAGGCCCCAGGCCTTGAGCGCGTTGTAGGAGTCGGACTGCCGGGCCGGTTCGAAGCCGGCCCGCTTGCCGAGGCCGTGGCAGATCATCCGCAGCGGGCGGCTCGCGGTGACCTTGGGATCCTTCTGCCGCAACGATCCGGCCGCCGCGTTGCGCGGGTTGGCGAACGGCGGCTTGCCCGCCTCCACCTGGGCCGCGTTCAGCTCGGCGAAGTCAGCGAGGGTGAAGAAGACCTCGCCGCGGATCTCCACCAACTCCGGCACCGGGAGCTCCGCCGTGCCGACCAGGCGCGCGGGCACGTCGGCCAGGGTGCGCAGGTTGAGCGTGACGTCCTCGCCGGTGCGGCCGTCGCCCCTGGTCAGGCCGCGTTCCAGCCGCCCGTCCCGGTAGAGCAGGTTGACCGCGAGGCCGTCGATCTTCAGCTCGCACAGGAAGTGCGCGTCCGCGCCGACTTCCTTCTCCACCCGCTCGGCCCAGGCCTGGAGCTCCTCGGCGTTGAACGCGTTGTCCAGGCTGAGCATCCGCTCCAGGTGGTCCACCGGGACGAACTCGGTGGCGAAGCTGCCGCTGACCCGCTGGGTCGGCGAGTCGGGGGTGACCAGGGCCGGGTGCTCGGCCTCCAGCGCTTGCAGCTCGCGGAAGAGCTGGTCGAACTCGGCGTCGGAGATCACCGGCGAGGTCACGTAGTACCGGTACTGGTGGTCGGTGATCTCCTGGGCCAGCTCCGCGTGGCGCTGGCGCGCCGCCGCGGTGACGTCTAGCTCACTGCTGTCGTTCCTGGTCACAGCGGCAAGCCTAGTCAAACCCACCGACAGTTTTAGCGGGTCAGCGGCCGGAGTGTCGCCGGTCCAGCTCGACCACCAGCTCGCGCAGCTCGACCAGGGTGATGGCGTCCACCGGCTCGGCCTCGGCGGTCTCCACCCGGCCCAGCCGGTCCCCGGCCAGCCGCTCGCCGAGGGTGGCGTCCAGCGGCAGGAAGGTCATCGCGGCCTTGCCCGCGTCGTCCAGGGCGGCGATGCCGGGGTGGAAGACCGCGACGTCGACCAGTCCGGCCTCCTCGTCGATCAGCGCGGCCAGCCGGACCTGGGACAGCGGCAGCCGGTGCGGGCCCAGGTTGACGGTGACCTCGTTGGGGTCGGGCACCGGCGGCACCGCGTCGTAGAACTCCCACATCGGGCCGGGATCGGGCGCCGCGGCCAGCCAGGCGTCGGTGTAGGGCCGCAGGTCCGGGTCGCCCTGGGCGCTGAGCACCAGCGCGTACACCGCCCGCTGCCCGCGTTCCACCGCGAACTGGAGGTTGGGGTGGATCGCGGTGACCGCCTCCACCACCAGGTTCTCCACCCGGCCGGGGTCCTTGTCCCCGAGCGCCGCGCTCACCTGCGGCAGCAGCTCGGTGTTCCAGCGCTGCCAGAACGCGACGGCGGCCTCGTGCGGGTCGGCTGGCTCGACCGGGTCGGGCTCGAAGCCGCCACGCAGCTTGCGCAGGAACCGTTTCATGGCCGCCAATCCTCATCCAG from Crossiella sp. CA-258035 harbors:
- the ligA gene encoding NAD-dependent DNA ligase LigA translates to MTRNDSSELDVTAAARQRHAELAQEITDHQYRYYVTSPVISDAEFDQLFRELQALEAEHPALVTPDSPTQRVSGSFATEFVPVDHLERMLSLDNAFNAEELQAWAERVEKEVGADAHFLCELKIDGLAVNLLYRDGRLERGLTRGDGRTGEDVTLNLRTLADVPARLVGTAELPVPELVEIRGEVFFTLADFAELNAAQVEAGKPPFANPRNAAAGSLRQKDPKVTASRPLRMICHGLGKRAGFEPARQSDSYNALKAWGLRVSTHTRVLSTVDEVTAYITGWGERRHDAEHEIDGVVVKVDEVTHQRRLGATSRAPRWAIAYKYPPEEVTTQLLDIRVNVGRTGRVTPFAVTEPVKVAGSVVARATLHNANEVRRKGVLIGDRIVLRKAGDVIPEVLGPVVEARDGSEREFIMPTECPECGATLRPMKEADVDIRCPNAQFCPGQLRERLSYLAGRSALDIEVLGFEAAAALVASDVYTNERDLFDLDADKLRQVPLFRTMAGGLSANGQKLLENLETVKTRPLWRILVALSIRHVGPKAARDLARELGSIEVIAQATEEQLAAVDGVGPTIVQAVREWFEVDWHREVVDAWAAAGVRLAEDRDESMPRTLAGLSIVVTGSLPGFSRDEAKEAILSRGGKAVGSVSKKTSFVVVGEAPGSKYDKAVQLKVPVLDEDGFRVLLESGPEAAAEVATVGADGGAGDGDGDQGSAG